A genomic segment from Nicotiana tabacum cultivar K326 chromosome 9, ASM71507v2, whole genome shotgun sequence encodes:
- the LOC107779779 gene encoding auxin-responsive protein SAUR68-like — protein MVSVKKLIKMARRWQKFAAMQRKRISLPRNGNAADSCSTYSSFIAGKGQFVVYTTDQRRFVIPLAYLENEVILQLLNMSEEEFGLPSGGPITLPCDSVFLDYIISLIKKGAAAGDLHKALLLSVTSCCCSTSSLHKEWGNQQLLVY, from the coding sequence ATGGTCAGTGTTAAGAAACTCATAAAGATGGCAAGGAGATGGCAGAAGTTTGCGGCCATGCAGAGGAAGAGGATTTCACTTCCAAGAAATGGCAATGCTGCAGACAGTTGTAGTACATATTCTTCCTTTATAGCAGGAAAAGGCCAGTTTGTAGTATATACAACTGATCAAAGGCGCTTTGTGATTCCATTGGCTTATCTAGAAAATGAGGTCATTTTGCAACTTTTAAACATGTCTGAGGAAGAGTTCGGGCTGCCAAGTGGAGGCCCTATTACATTACCGTGTGATTCAGTCTTCCTGGACTACATCATTTCACTAATCAAGAAAGGTGCAGCTGCTGGAGATCTTCACAAAGCATTGCTCCTCTCAGTTACTTCATGTTGTTGTTCAACTTCTTCTTTACACAAAGAATGGGGAAACCAGCAGCTTCTTGTTTATTGA